One window of the Candidatus Binatia bacterium genome contains the following:
- a CDS encoding biopolymer transporter ExbD translates to MRKQRIRHDEETEVNMTPMLDVVFIMLIFFIVTASFVKESGVEVNRQQASTAEPKESANLFIAITENGQIWMDKRVIDVRAVRANIERLHAENPQGAVVIQADKNSKNGLLVQVLDAAKAAGVANVSLAADPGA, encoded by the coding sequence ATGAGAAAACAAAGAATACGCCACGACGAAGAGACCGAAGTGAACATGACGCCGATGCTGGACGTCGTGTTCATCATGCTGATCTTCTTCATCGTGACCGCTTCGTTCGTGAAGGAGTCCGGCGTCGAAGTGAATCGCCAACAGGCTTCGACGGCTGAGCCGAAGGAGTCGGCGAATCTCTTCATCGCGATCACCGAAAACGGCCAGATCTGGATGGACAAGCGCGTGATCGACGTTCGCGCCGTCCGGGCGAACATCGAGCGCCTCCATGCGGAGAACCCGCAGGGCGCCGTCGTCATCCAGGCCGACAAGAATTCCAAGAATGGGCTTCTCGTCCAGGTTCTGGATGCGGCAAAGGCCGCCGGTGTAGCGAACGTGTCTCTCGCTGCGGACCCCGGTGCGTAA
- a CDS encoding MotA/TolQ/ExbB proton channel family protein: MRALADLWVANQDFLETGGDVLVAILLATFLMWLLILERYWYFRTAHLREVEGVLDTWKQRSDHHSWHAHQIRQSLISRVSIDANRNVPMIKTLVALCPLLGLLGTVTGMIEVFDVMAEAGSGNPRAMASGVSKATVPTMAGMVAAISGYIPSVALERRVQSEVQQVSDRLSPEEVTT; encoded by the coding sequence GTGCGCGCGCTAGCTGATCTCTGGGTAGCCAACCAGGACTTCCTCGAAACCGGAGGAGACGTCCTGGTGGCCATCCTTCTGGCCACGTTCCTGATGTGGCTGCTGATCCTCGAGCGGTATTGGTATTTTCGCACCGCGCACCTGCGCGAAGTGGAAGGTGTACTCGACACTTGGAAGCAGCGGTCGGACCATCACTCGTGGCACGCGCACCAGATCCGGCAATCGCTGATCTCGCGCGTGTCGATCGATGCGAATCGGAACGTCCCGATGATCAAGACTCTCGTTGCGCTGTGCCCTCTATTGGGCCTTCTCGGCACAGTGACGGGCATGATCGAGGTCTTCGACGTCATGGCGGAAGCTGGCAGCGGTAATCCGCGCGCGATGGCTTCGGGTGTTTCCAAGGCAACCGTCCCCACGATGGCGGGCATGGTCGCTGCAATTTCCGGATACATCCCGAGTGTCGCGCTCGAGCGCCGCGTCCAGTCGGAGGTGCAACAGGTCTCCGACCGGTTGTCGCCCGAGGAAGTAACCACATGA
- a CDS encoding MotA/TolQ/ExbB proton channel family protein, translating into MKRVICLGLASVLLAGTGWVAEAQEPKAKSLSALLKQVRGQRAKEKAVNSSREAEFRQKKAQQQSLLADARMKRAAAVARSEELEAAFELNENEIPELQETLRNRLGTLGELFGVVRQVAGDTRGFLEGSIVSAQLPGRADRLDKLAESKELPSIEELEELWFALQEEMTESGKVTRFPAAVVSVDGDTTQTDVVRVGPFNVTAGGKYLQYLPETGKLTELARQPSGRHLDTVANFEGTQSGVGGFSLDPSRGTILSLLIGTPSLSERVTQGGLVGYVIIGLGLVGLALVAERLVSLGIVGRKIKAQIGQERADEGNPLGRILSVYQSNPNADVETLELKLDEAILKETPSLERGNVMIKVLSAVAPLLGLLGTVTGMIATFQAITLFGTGDPKLMAGGISQALVTTVLGLVMAIPLLLLHSVVAGRSKSLIQVLEQQSAGVVATHAERMHGRAGGAGARAS; encoded by the coding sequence ATGAAACGCGTAATTTGTCTTGGATTGGCGAGCGTACTTCTCGCCGGAACCGGCTGGGTCGCAGAGGCCCAGGAACCGAAGGCCAAGAGCCTATCCGCGCTGCTGAAGCAGGTGCGCGGTCAGCGCGCCAAGGAAAAGGCGGTGAACTCCTCTCGCGAAGCGGAGTTCCGTCAGAAGAAGGCTCAGCAGCAGAGCCTGCTCGCCGATGCGCGCATGAAGCGTGCTGCGGCCGTTGCGAGGAGTGAAGAGCTCGAGGCGGCCTTCGAGCTGAACGAAAACGAGATTCCCGAACTGCAGGAGACTCTGCGGAATCGTCTCGGCACACTCGGTGAGCTGTTCGGCGTCGTCCGTCAGGTTGCGGGTGACACGCGGGGCTTCCTCGAGGGCTCGATCGTCAGCGCGCAGCTGCCCGGTCGCGCCGACCGCCTGGACAAACTCGCCGAGAGCAAGGAGCTTCCGAGCATCGAAGAGCTCGAAGAGCTCTGGTTCGCGCTCCAAGAGGAGATGACGGAGTCCGGGAAGGTCACGCGCTTCCCCGCGGCGGTCGTTTCGGTCGACGGCGATACGACTCAGACCGACGTCGTTCGCGTCGGGCCGTTCAACGTCACGGCGGGAGGCAAGTACCTCCAGTACCTTCCGGAGACGGGCAAGCTCACGGAGCTCGCGCGTCAGCCGAGTGGTCGTCACCTCGATACTGTCGCGAACTTTGAGGGCACGCAGAGCGGTGTCGGCGGCTTCTCGCTCGACCCGTCGCGCGGCACCATCCTGTCGCTCCTGATCGGCACGCCGAGCCTCAGCGAGCGGGTCACCCAGGGTGGTCTCGTCGGCTACGTCATCATTGGCCTCGGCCTCGTAGGCCTCGCCCTCGTAGCGGAGCGGCTCGTGTCGCTCGGCATCGTCGGACGCAAGATCAAGGCGCAGATCGGGCAGGAGAGGGCAGACGAGGGGAACCCTCTCGGACGAATTCTGTCCGTCTACCAGTCGAATCCCAACGCGGATGTCGAAACACTGGAGCTCAAGCTCGACGAAGCGATCTTGAAGGAGACGCCGAGCCTCGAGCGCGGCAACGTGATGATCAAGGTGTTGTCCGCCGTCGCGCCGCTTCTCGGACTGCTCGGTACCGTCACTGGTATGATCGCGACGTTCCAGGCGATCACGCTGTTCGGTACGGGTGATCCCAAGTTGATGGCCGGTGGTATTTCGCAGGCACTCGTCACGACCGTTCTCGGTCTCGTCATGGCGATCCCGCTGTTGCTCCTTCACAGCGTCGTCGCCGGTCGCAGCAAGTCCTTGATCCAGGTGCTGGAGCAGCAGAGCGCCGGCGTCGTCGCCACACATGCGGAGCGGATGCACGGACGAGCTGGGGGGGCCGGTGCGCGCGCTAGCTGA
- a CDS encoding DUF3450 domain-containing protein, translating to MRLVRRTDAGDGPWRARLWRAALVVALCGAVGWSAGAQAQSVKDAIGASEGTNKEAQASQKKIDAISDDTDALAAEYRAAIQEIKALRGYNKQLEGLIVSQGQEMESLRGQIDNVTVVGRQVMPLMSRMLDSLDQFVALDVPFLPEERAERIANMKEMMGRADVTISEKYRRILEGYQVENEYGRTIEAYRGPVTVDGEEISVDFLRIGRLSLLYQTLDGQQSGMWDNESKTWVPLDDEYRNAIKAGLRMARKQSAPDLIKVPVPAAQAAEVNG from the coding sequence ATGAGGCTAGTGAGACGAACGGACGCGGGCGATGGCCCGTGGCGTGCGCGCCTGTGGCGTGCGGCACTGGTGGTCGCCCTGTGCGGCGCCGTCGGCTGGAGTGCCGGCGCGCAGGCGCAGAGCGTGAAGGACGCGATCGGAGCCAGTGAGGGCACCAACAAGGAAGCCCAGGCGTCGCAGAAGAAGATCGACGCGATCAGCGACGATACCGACGCGCTTGCCGCCGAGTACCGCGCCGCGATCCAGGAAATCAAAGCACTCCGGGGTTACAACAAGCAGCTCGAGGGCCTGATCGTCTCGCAGGGCCAAGAGATGGAATCGCTCCGCGGCCAGATCGACAACGTGACCGTGGTCGGCCGTCAGGTGATGCCGCTCATGTCGCGCATGCTCGATTCGCTTGATCAGTTCGTCGCGCTCGACGTTCCGTTCCTCCCCGAGGAGCGGGCGGAGCGCATCGCCAACATGAAGGAGATGATGGGTCGCGCGGACGTCACCATCTCCGAGAAGTATCGTCGTATTCTCGAAGGCTACCAGGTCGAGAACGAGTACGGCCGCACGATCGAGGCGTACCGCGGGCCGGTCACCGTCGATGGTGAGGAGATCTCGGTCGACTTCCTGCGCATCGGACGGCTGTCGCTGCTCTATCAGACGCTCGACGGACAGCAGTCGGGGATGTGGGACAACGAGTCAAAGACGTGGGTCCCGCTCGACGACGAGTACCGCAATGCAATCAAGGCTGGCCTTCGCATGGCCCGTAAGCAGTCGGCGCCCGACCTGATCAAGGTCCCGGTCCCCGCCGCTCAGGCCGCAGAGGTGAACGGATGA
- a CDS encoding helix-turn-helix domain containing protein, with translation MSTSARRPVQLRSERSRASRCRVIDATIACIAGDGFARASTTQIVKRVGVTWGVLQHQFGGKVATLEAVVDRLLDSGAGMDDGQKVPGDTIRQDVVGLERVLWRVLKTPTYRALLGIRLNARHGDVEGELGDRVT, from the coding sequence ATGAGCACTTCGGCTCGCCGCCCGGTGCAGTTGCGTTCTGAGCGTAGCCGGGCGTCGCGATGCCGTGTCATCGATGCCACGATTGCGTGCATCGCTGGGGATGGGTTCGCCCGCGCCTCGACGACACAGATCGTGAAACGAGTCGGCGTCACCTGGGGGGTTCTGCAGCACCAGTTCGGAGGCAAGGTCGCGACGCTCGAGGCGGTGGTCGACCGCCTTTTGGACAGTGGGGCCGGAATGGACGACGGCCAGAAAGTGCCCGGAGACACAATTCGACAAGACGTCGTCGGGCTCGAACGCGTGCTGTGGCGTGTATTGAAGACGCCGACGTATCGCGCTTTGCTCGGAATCCGGCTCAATGCCCGACACGGCGACGTCGAGGGGGAACTAGGAGATCGCGTCACATAA
- a CDS encoding CaiB/BaiF CoA-transferase family protein — protein sequence MGGPLNGVRVIELAGIGALPFASLKLADMGAEVIRVDRLSDVPAEPQPAPHNFWERGRRSIAANLKNPDAVETVLRLAEGADVFLESFRPGVVERLGVGPDQVLGRNPAIVYGRLTGWGQEGPLATTAGHSLNYEAITGVIRAIGPRGGPPVPLLNLLGDFAGGGLHLAYGVVCALLEAKTSGKGQVIDGAMIDGVMSIAVPFYAMHQSGMHTDKLGENLFDGGAPFYNVYETKDGKYVTVAPIEGHFWTLFLQKVGLDPADLPDQYDQSHWPEVRDKLTDLLKGRTRDEWCEVLEGTDACFTPVLTFSEARDHPHHRARGTFVEGSEMPEMVPTPRLSRTPGEPGTSPAWLGADTDVVLRESGFAEEEIVKLRAAGAIG from the coding sequence ATGGGCGGTCCGTTGAATGGGGTGCGGGTCATCGAACTCGCGGGGATCGGCGCGCTACCGTTTGCGTCGCTCAAGCTGGCGGACATGGGCGCGGAGGTGATCCGGGTGGATCGGCTCTCGGACGTACCCGCGGAACCACAACCTGCGCCACACAATTTCTGGGAGCGTGGGCGCCGATCAATCGCCGCAAACTTGAAGAATCCCGACGCGGTCGAGACCGTCCTTCGGCTCGCGGAAGGCGCCGATGTGTTCCTCGAGTCTTTTCGACCCGGTGTGGTCGAGCGCCTCGGGGTCGGGCCCGACCAGGTCCTCGGTCGGAATCCGGCTATCGTCTACGGCCGCCTCACGGGGTGGGGCCAGGAGGGACCCCTCGCTACGACGGCCGGCCACTCCCTGAATTACGAAGCAATTACGGGTGTAATTCGCGCGATCGGCCCGCGAGGCGGCCCCCCGGTGCCGCTGCTGAACCTCCTCGGCGACTTCGCGGGCGGCGGACTCCACCTGGCCTACGGCGTCGTTTGCGCGCTCCTCGAAGCCAAGACGTCGGGCAAGGGGCAAGTGATCGACGGGGCGATGATCGATGGGGTCATGTCGATCGCGGTCCCGTTCTACGCCATGCACCAGTCTGGCATGCACACCGATAAGCTCGGTGAGAACCTGTTCGACGGCGGCGCCCCCTTCTACAACGTTTATGAGACGAAGGATGGGAAGTACGTGACCGTGGCGCCGATCGAGGGGCACTTCTGGACGCTGTTCCTCCAGAAGGTCGGACTCGATCCCGCGGACTTGCCCGACCAGTACGACCAGAGCCATTGGCCCGAGGTCCGCGACAAGCTCACGGACCTCCTCAAGGGGCGAACAAGAGACGAATGGTGCGAGGTGCTCGAAGGCACAGACGCTTGTTTCACCCCGGTTCTCACGTTCTCCGAGGCGCGTGATCATCCGCATCACCGTGCCCGCGGCACCTTCGTGGAGGGGAGCGAGATGCCCGAGATGGTGCCGACGCCGCGCCTCAGTCGGACTCCGGGAGAGCCGGGAACGTCGCCCGCCTGGCTGGGAGCGGACACTGACGTGGTCCTACGCGAGAGCGGCTTCGCAGAGGAGGAGATCGTGAAGTTGCGCGCTGCGGGTGCCATCGGCTGA